A single Carnobacterium alterfunditum DSM 5972 DNA region contains:
- the hpf gene encoding ribosome hibernation-promoting factor, HPF/YfiA family: MFKYNVRGENIEVTAAIRSYVEKKVGKVEKYFNDVPEATAHVNLKTYSDKTAKVEVTIPLPYLVLRAEETSPDLYGSVDLVTDKLERQMRKYKTKINRRTRGSNAVVPPTLPGEEQESMEDEVNIVRTKRLSLKPMDSEEAVLQMDMLGHNFFIFEDADTNGTSIVYRRKDGKYGLIETE; this comes from the coding sequence ATGTTTAAATATAATGTCCGTGGCGAAAATATCGAGGTAACTGCAGCTATTCGTAGTTATGTTGAAAAAAAAGTGGGGAAAGTTGAGAAATACTTTAATGATGTACCTGAAGCAACAGCCCACGTTAATTTGAAAACGTATTCCGATAAAACTGCTAAAGTGGAGGTAACAATTCCATTACCTTATTTAGTATTACGTGCGGAAGAAACCTCACCTGACTTGTACGGAAGTGTGGATCTGGTAACAGATAAACTTGAACGACAAATGCGTAAATATAAAACTAAAATTAATCGTAGAACTCGCGGGTCCAATGCTGTTGTTCCTCCCACTTTACCAGGTGAAGAGCAAGAATCAATGGAAGATGAAGTGAACATTGTTAGAACAAAACGTCTTTCATTAAAACCTATGGATAGTGAAGAAGCAGTTCTACAAATGGATATGTTAGGTCATAACTTCTTTATTTTTGAAGATGCAGATACAAATGGTACAAGTATTGTCTATCGTCGTAAAGATGGGAAATACGGTTTAATCGAAACAGAATAA
- the prfB gene encoding peptide chain release factor 2 (programmed frameshift) — translation MELSEIRNYLETADKKINSFGRSLDLETLERNIAEYNDRMTEPTFWDDAQKAQTIINEANELKEKYNQYTNLVTEKEDLEVLLEMVKEENDEELTKELDSKISPFLNKLEQYELDLLLSDPYDKNNAIIELHPGAGGTESQDWGSMLLRMYTRWAEKRGFKIETLNYQSGDEAGIKSVTLLIKGLNAYGYLKAEKGVHRLVRISPFDSAGRRHTSFVSIDVIPELDDSVDIKINSDDLKVDTYRATGAGGQHINTTDSAVRITHLPTGVVVASQAQRSQLKNRDQAMSMLKAKLYQLEVEEQEKEMAAIRGEQLEIGWGSQIRSYVFHPYSMVKDHRTNFETGNIAQVMDGGIDPFIQAYLRSKVSAIEE, via the exons ATGGAATTAAGCGAAATTAGAAATTATTTAGAGACAGCGGATAAAAAAATAAATAGCTTTGGGAGGTCTCTT GACTTAGAGACTTTGGAAAGAAACATTGCTGAATACAATGACAGAATGACAGAACCAACTTTTTGGGATGATGCTCAAAAAGCTCAAACAATCATTAACGAAGCGAATGAATTAAAAGAAAAATACAATCAATACACAAACCTTGTAACCGAAAAAGAAGATTTAGAAGTGTTGTTAGAAATGGTAAAAGAAGAAAATGATGAAGAATTAACAAAAGAATTGGATAGTAAAATCAGTCCTTTCTTAAATAAATTAGAGCAATATGAATTAGATTTATTACTGAGTGATCCATATGATAAAAATAATGCTATTATTGAGCTTCATCCAGGGGCAGGCGGAACTGAATCACAAGATTGGGGTAGCATGTTGCTTCGAATGTATACTCGATGGGCTGAAAAAAGAGGTTTCAAAATTGAAACGTTAAATTATCAATCTGGAGATGAAGCGGGTATTAAGAGTGTAACCTTGCTGATTAAAGGTCTAAATGCATATGGGTATCTGAAAGCTGAAAAAGGGGTGCATCGCTTAGTACGGATCTCGCCTTTCGATTCTGCAGGACGAAGACATACATCGTTTGTTTCTATTGATGTTATACCGGAACTAGATGATAGTGTAGACATTAAAATTAATTCAGATGATTTAAAAGTAGATACCTACCGAGCAACTGGAGCAGGTGGACAGCATATCAATACAACCGATTCAGCTGTTCGAATCACACATTTACCAACAGGTGTAGTCGTTGCAAGTCAAGCGCAACGTTCGCAATTAAAAAATAGAGATCAAGCTATGAGTATGTTGAAGGCAAAATTATATCAACTTGAAGTAGAAGAACAAGAAAAAGAAATGGCTGCTATCAGAGGCGAGCAATTAGAAATCGGCTGGGGTTCTCAAATCAGATCCTATGTTTTCCATCCCTATTCAATGGTAAAAGATCATCGTACAAATTTCGAAACAGGGAATATCGCTCAGGTCATGGACGGTGGAATAGATCCATTTATACAGGCTTATTTGAGAAGTAAAGTTTCTGCTATAGAAGAATAA
- the ftsE gene encoding cell division ATP-binding protein FtsE: MIEMLNVYKKYPNGITAINGLSVRIEPGEFVYVVGPSGAGKSTFIKMIYREEKATKGTIKVGGFDLMTIKEKNIPYLRRYVGVVFQDFKLLPKLTVYENIAYAMEVVEKNPKSIQKRVLEVLELVGLKHKVRMFPNELSGGEQQRIAIARAIANTPHILIADEPTGNLDPDTSWEIMKILEEISNQGTTVIMATHNSQIVNVVKHRVLAVENGRIVRDQLEGDYGYEA, encoded by the coding sequence ATGATTGAGATGCTAAATGTCTATAAGAAATATCCTAATGGCATTACAGCAATTAATGGCTTATCTGTTCGTATTGAACCAGGTGAATTCGTATATGTTGTAGGACCTAGTGGTGCTGGTAAATCAACTTTTATTAAGATGATTTATCGTGAAGAAAAAGCAACTAAAGGAACAATCAAAGTCGGTGGTTTTGATTTAATGACAATAAAAGAAAAGAACATTCCGTATTTAAGACGTTACGTAGGAGTAGTTTTCCAAGATTTCAAATTATTACCTAAGTTGACAGTGTATGAAAATATTGCATATGCGATGGAAGTTGTCGAAAAAAATCCTAAATCTATTCAAAAAAGAGTGTTAGAAGTTCTCGAACTAGTTGGTTTAAAACACAAAGTGCGTATGTTTCCTAATGAATTATCAGGTGGAGAGCAGCAACGAATTGCAATAGCAAGAGCGATTGCAAATACTCCACATATTCTAATTGCAGATGAACCTACAGGAAATCTTGATCCAGATACTTCATGGGAAATCATGAAAATCCTAGAAGAAATCAGCAATCAAGGTACAACCGTAATTATGGCTACTCATAATAGTCAAATCGTTAACGTTGTTAAACACCGTGTTCTTGCGGTTGAGAATGGACGCATTGTCCGAGATCAATTGGAAGGAGATTACGGTTATGAAGCTTAG
- the ftsX gene encoding permease-like cell division protein FtsX, with product MKLRTVKRHIIDSFKSLKRNGWMSIAAVSAVTVTLLLVGTFIAMLMNVNKLATDIENDVSVRVYIDLATNEEQQKELQSELESLDNVDSVEFSSREDELEQVVGSYGDEFNLFDGDDNPLYDVFIVNTDVPENTSLVAKQIEELEYVTQVNYGGATADNLFKTMNTVRNIGAVVIVALILTAVFLISNTIRITIFSRSTEIEIMKLVGATNWYIRWPFLIEGALIGLVGAIIPVAILSFAYVAAFDIGTDFLAGTYFGLLTPNPFLYQVGGLMLGIGIIIGAIGSFMSIRKFLKVY from the coding sequence ATGAAGCTTAGAACAGTAAAGAGACATATAATTGATAGTTTTAAAAGCTTAAAAAGAAATGGCTGGATGTCTATTGCAGCTGTAAGTGCTGTGACAGTAACGCTCCTATTAGTAGGAACCTTTATTGCTATGCTGATGAATGTCAACAAGCTGGCTACAGATATTGAAAACGATGTAAGTGTCAGAGTTTACATTGATTTAGCTACAAACGAAGAACAGCAAAAAGAGCTTCAGTCAGAATTAGAATCACTTGATAATGTAGACTCTGTTGAATTTTCAAGTCGTGAAGATGAACTAGAACAAGTAGTTGGCAGCTACGGTGATGAATTTAATTTATTTGATGGAGACGATAATCCTTTATATGATGTTTTTATTGTAAATACGGATGTTCCAGAAAATACGTCGCTTGTTGCAAAACAAATTGAAGAATTAGAATATGTCACTCAAGTCAATTATGGTGGAGCAACAGCAGACAACTTATTTAAAACAATGAATACCGTTCGTAATATTGGAGCAGTCGTTATTGTAGCTTTAATTCTAACCGCCGTATTCTTAATTTCGAATACGATTCGAATCACTATTTTCTCACGTAGTACTGAGATTGAGATCATGAAATTAGTCGGGGCGACAAATTGGTATATTAGATGGCCATTCTTAATTGAAGGAGCGTTGATTGGACTTGTTGGTGCAATCATACCAGTAGCTATTTTAAGTTTCGCCTATGTAGCTGCCTTTGATATAGGAACAGATTTCTTAGCTGGTACGTATTTTGGATTATTAACACCAAATCCATTTTTATACCAAGTTGGAGGATTAATGTTGGGGATCGGTATTATTATCGGTGCAATCGGATCATTTATGTCAATTAGAAAATTCTTAAAAGTATATTAA
- a CDS encoding NlpC/P60 family protein, whose product MNKKFINIALVAAVGFTTFVAPVTAFASTDKDIQTSTEKLADLENKEVSAESQLAAITATITDNEKNAESLMNEMKNTQSSLKKLEVQVSDLNTAIEKREAKLNEQARSVQVDGDNQNYVDFIVNAESMADVIGRVDVVSQIVSANQDLVKAQAADKKTLAAKQKETEEKAIEQTLLAAKLETSKIDLEQQSLEKEAVVASIAAEKSVVEAEREQFLAIQAAAEKKAEELAVVKTTATSTPVEVIATAVEATNSDEKATTTSKTVAKPVESKEIAVTTKTATASNGSWATIKTAAYGVIGTPYLYGGTNTNGFDCSGFTSYAFAAAGISLPRTAGAQYAASTKVSQSEAQPGDLVFFNQTGSIDHVGIYLGNNQFIGSQSSTGVSVTTISQAYWAQYLVGFGRIN is encoded by the coding sequence TTGAATAAAAAGTTCATTAACATAGCATTAGTTGCAGCAGTAGGTTTTACAACCTTTGTTGCACCTGTAACAGCATTTGCAAGTACAGATAAGGATATCCAAACATCTACAGAAAAATTGGCAGATCTTGAAAATAAAGAAGTCTCAGCGGAATCTCAATTAGCAGCTATTACAGCTACTATTACAGATAATGAAAAAAATGCTGAGTCATTGATGAATGAAATGAAAAACACGCAATCTAGTTTGAAAAAGTTGGAAGTACAAGTTTCTGACTTGAATACAGCTATTGAGAAACGTGAAGCGAAATTAAATGAACAAGCACGTTCTGTACAAGTAGATGGAGATAACCAAAATTATGTAGATTTTATTGTGAATGCTGAATCAATGGCTGATGTTATTGGACGCGTAGATGTTGTTTCTCAAATTGTTTCTGCAAACCAAGATTTAGTAAAAGCTCAAGCAGCTGACAAAAAAACTTTAGCTGCAAAACAAAAAGAAACTGAAGAAAAAGCAATAGAACAAACTTTATTAGCTGCAAAATTAGAAACTTCTAAAATAGATTTGGAGCAACAAAGTTTAGAAAAAGAGGCTGTCGTAGCATCGATCGCTGCTGAAAAATCAGTTGTAGAAGCTGAAAGAGAACAATTTTTAGCTATTCAAGCAGCTGCTGAGAAAAAAGCAGAAGAACTAGCAGTTGTTAAAACAACAGCTACTTCAACTCCTGTAGAAGTCATTGCAACAGCAGTTGAAGCAACAAATTCTGATGAAAAAGCAACTACTACTTCAAAAACAGTAGCTAAACCAGTTGAATCAAAAGAAATTGCCGTAACAACAAAAACAGCAACTGCTTCAAATGGCTCATGGGCAACAATAAAAACAGCAGCCTATGGTGTTATTGGTACACCTTATCTTTATGGAGGAACGAATACTAACGGTTTTGACTGTTCAGGTTTTACCAGCTATGCATTTGCTGCAGCTGGAATCAGTCTTCCAAGAACAGCTGGTGCTCAATACGCAGCTTCAACTAAGGTTTCACAATCTGAAGCACAACCTGGAGATTTAGTATTCTTTAATCAAACAGGAAGTATTGATCATGTTGGTATTTATCTTGGAAACAATCAATTTATTGGTTCTCAATCTTCAACAGGTGTCTCTGTTACGACGATCAGTCAAGCATATTGGGCTCAATACCTAGTTGGTTTTGGTCGTATAAACTAA
- a CDS encoding PDZ domain-containing protein yields the protein MQLVTNFFIALVLFFIQPIFVVGLIFTIWTSYRRINHERSNHRVAIYNTLYEIRNYLLLGLFFGAIGSILLTVVGIPVTLDWIIIYQIVAIVSLVFGYRFIHPLFTFSISSLILLGVSFVLDRSDFSFIPNTWYRPLSQSEFNGTPLFMNIFIILIFILVISIFTIKRNADRHLSVRFLKTKRGKKIAKYPIKPFWVLPLLLIVPGESFQALFSWWPVFSIGNEQYAFFWLPILVGFQFTVQAQVPKEAIAKLANDLMILTGIALIIAISSIWVPYAPIVGFIFLIIGGSIVLYRHRKREKNWNFLFGPAENGIKIIGIRPGTPAEKMNLKIGDTITDCNNLKIETEADFYQALSKNSVYCHLKVRNLDGELRLTETAIYADSPHEIGVVILEK from the coding sequence ATGCAATTGGTAACGAATTTTTTTATTGCACTAGTACTGTTTTTTATTCAACCCATATTTGTTGTGGGATTGATTTTTACAATTTGGACAAGTTATCGCAGGATCAACCATGAAAGAAGTAATCACCGTGTAGCAATTTATAATACATTGTACGAAATTAGAAATTATTTACTATTAGGACTTTTTTTTGGGGCAATTGGATCCATTCTCTTAACCGTAGTAGGAATTCCGGTTACATTGGATTGGATCATAATCTATCAAATTGTAGCAATTGTGAGCTTAGTTTTTGGCTATCGCTTCATTCATCCTTTGTTTACGTTTTCGATAAGTTCTTTGATTCTTTTAGGAGTATCGTTTGTTCTAGATAGAAGCGATTTTTCTTTTATACCAAATACGTGGTATCGTCCTTTAAGTCAAAGTGAATTTAATGGAACACCATTGTTTATGAACATTTTTATTATTCTTATTTTTATATTAGTGATCTCAATTTTCACGATCAAGAGAAACGCTGATCGTCATTTATCAGTACGCTTTTTGAAAACAAAACGGGGTAAAAAAATTGCGAAATATCCTATAAAACCATTTTGGGTGTTACCACTTTTGCTGATTGTTCCTGGTGAAAGCTTTCAGGCTTTATTTAGCTGGTGGCCAGTCTTTTCAATTGGAAATGAACAGTATGCATTCTTTTGGTTGCCAATTCTAGTAGGCTTTCAATTCACAGTCCAGGCTCAGGTTCCGAAAGAGGCGATAGCAAAATTAGCCAACGACTTAATGATTTTAACAGGAATTGCTTTAATCATTGCAATTAGTTCAATCTGGGTACCTTATGCTCCGATTGTTGGTTTTATCTTTTTAATTATTGGTGGATCAATTGTGTTATACCGCCATCGTAAACGTGAAAAAAACTGGAATTTTCTTTTCGGGCCAGCTGAAAATGGTATAAAAATTATTGGCATTCGTCCTGGTACGCCAGCAGAGAAAATGAATTTAAAGATTGGAGATACCATTACCGACTGCAATAATCTCAAAATTGAAACGGAAGCAGATTTTTATCAAGCCTTATCGAAAAACAGCGTATATTGTCATTTGAAAGTTAGAAATTTGGATGGTGAACTCCGATTGACTGAAACAGCTATTTATGCTGATTCGCCACATGAAATTGGAGTGGTCATTTTAGAAAAGTAG
- a CDS encoding response regulator transcription factor, which translates to MKRVLIVDDEQSILTLLAFNLEKEGYQVDTALDGLEGYKMALAYPYDFIILDLMLPSMGGMDICKKLRQEKIEAPIMMLTAKDDELEKIIGLELGADDYMTKPFSPREVLARMKAIMRRMNSKSNVEDSLINSDGSTENYELIKVGDIQIDPSQYEVIVRGKKIEVTPKEFELLMYMIKRVNRILSREQLLDAIWNFDYAGETRIVDVHISHLREKLEVDTKNPVYIQTVRGFGYKFEAPKK; encoded by the coding sequence ATGAAAAGAGTATTAATTGTCGATGATGAACAATCAATTTTAACATTATTAGCTTTTAATTTAGAAAAAGAAGGCTATCAAGTAGATACAGCTTTGGATGGTTTGGAAGGCTATAAAATGGCATTAGCCTATCCGTATGATTTTATTATTTTGGATCTAATGTTGCCGTCAATGGGTGGTATGGATATCTGTAAAAAGCTGCGACAAGAAAAAATTGAAGCACCGATAATGATGCTAACGGCTAAAGACGATGAGCTTGAAAAAATTATTGGACTTGAATTAGGTGCAGATGACTATATGACAAAACCCTTTAGTCCGCGTGAAGTGCTTGCGAGAATGAAAGCTATTATGAGAAGAATGAACAGTAAAAGCAATGTAGAAGATAGTTTAATCAATTCAGATGGCAGCACAGAAAATTATGAACTGATCAAAGTAGGGGACATCCAAATCGATCCTAGCCAATATGAAGTAATCGTAAGAGGGAAAAAAATTGAAGTTACACCAAAAGAATTTGAATTGCTGATGTATATGATCAAGCGGGTCAACCGCATTTTGAGTAGAGAGCAGTTGTTGGATGCTATTTGGAATTTTGATTACGCTGGTGAAACTCGTATTGTAGATGTGCATATTAGCCACTTAAGAGAAAAATTAGAAGTAGATACAAAAAATCCTGTTTATATTCAAACAGTGAGAGGCTTCGGTTACAAATTTGAGGCACCTAAAAAATGA
- the pnpS gene encoding two-component system histidine kinase PnpS, with protein MKKLQFRIVIIFIAIFTIFSISISLFSTNLLQDYAGDSQQEALSSQAKTIANMLQMNVEKTTNLESVTTDLSTLEMQSEERMTIIDPSGMVVFDSATDKEALENHSDREEFQAVLNGDEVGTSVRKSESTNETLYYVAVPLIGEQGELLGVLRLARPVAEINQISDQIKNSLLIFSLLALSLTTFVTLIITKRIAKPINDIMEVAESLSAKQYQVRYTGSAYGEVADLGETINDLATNLEEQTQELVQNDKRLSELINHLVIGVMLIDEHRMIKMVNPAMNIILGEDISKLVGNSYIEATKSYGLSHLIEKAYQKNEKQNDEIYFYYPKDKIVDANIVPIEGKEPGEQNLIVLLYDITEIRRLEKVRTDFVTNASHELKTPITALKGFSETLLDGAMEDKEVLKQFLEIMLAESSRLDLLVNDILELSKLEQKQVPMKVEKINLIEAVSSTFQLVKQKAEEKKIELNILEEDKLLITGDSSRLKQILANLINNAVVYTQEGGKVEVTIKKENEYAVIKVSDNGIGIPEDEQDRIFERFYRVDKARSRNFGGTGLGLSIVKYLVENLNGFITVESKLGLGTTFIVKLPIQSK; from the coding sequence ATGAAGAAGCTGCAATTTAGGATAGTAATCATTTTTATTGCTATATTTACAATTTTTAGTATCTCTATCAGCCTCTTCTCAACTAATTTGTTACAAGACTACGCTGGCGATAGTCAACAAGAAGCTTTGAGCAGTCAGGCAAAAACAATCGCGAATATGCTCCAAATGAATGTAGAAAAGACAACAAATCTCGAATCAGTAACGACTGATTTATCAACTTTAGAAATGCAATCTGAAGAAAGAATGACCATTATCGATCCTTCCGGCATGGTTGTTTTCGATTCTGCAACCGATAAAGAAGCATTAGAAAATCATAGTGACCGTGAAGAATTTCAAGCGGTATTAAATGGGGATGAAGTAGGGACGTCGGTTAGAAAAAGCGAAAGTACGAATGAAACGCTGTATTATGTTGCTGTTCCCTTAATTGGTGAACAAGGTGAATTATTAGGTGTCTTACGCTTAGCTCGTCCAGTTGCTGAGATCAATCAGATCAGTGATCAGATAAAAAATTCTCTGTTGATTTTTAGCTTACTTGCACTAAGTTTAACTACATTCGTTACACTTATCATAACCAAACGGATAGCCAAACCAATCAATGATATTATGGAAGTAGCAGAAAGTCTTTCTGCTAAACAATATCAAGTTAGGTACACGGGGAGTGCCTACGGAGAAGTGGCAGATTTAGGAGAAACAATCAATGATTTAGCTACAAATTTAGAAGAACAAACACAAGAGCTTGTTCAAAATGATAAGCGTCTTTCTGAGCTGATCAATCATCTGGTTATCGGGGTTATGCTGATTGATGAGCACCGAATGATAAAAATGGTAAATCCCGCTATGAATATTATTTTAGGCGAAGATATTAGCAAACTGGTTGGAAATTCTTATATTGAGGCAACAAAAAGTTATGGATTGAGCCACCTGATCGAAAAAGCTTATCAAAAAAATGAAAAGCAAAATGATGAAATTTACTTTTATTACCCTAAAGATAAAATTGTAGATGCAAATATTGTTCCTATTGAAGGAAAAGAACCGGGCGAACAAAATTTAATTGTCTTGCTTTATGACATCACAGAAATCAGAAGATTAGAAAAAGTTCGAACAGACTTTGTAACGAATGCTTCACATGAATTAAAGACACCAATCACAGCTCTTAAAGGTTTTTCAGAAACATTATTAGATGGAGCAATGGAAGATAAAGAAGTGTTAAAACAATTTTTAGAAATCATGTTAGCTGAAAGCAGTCGGTTAGATTTATTAGTGAATGATATTCTTGAATTATCAAAATTGGAACAAAAACAAGTACCGATGAAAGTTGAAAAAATCAATCTCATAGAAGCCGTTAGTTCAACCTTTCAACTCGTTAAGCAAAAAGCCGAAGAGAAAAAAATAGAACTTAATATTCTTGAAGAAGATAAGCTGCTTATCACTGGAGACAGTAGTCGATTAAAACAAATATTAGCTAATTTAATCAATAATGCAGTCGTCTATACTCAAGAAGGCGGTAAAGTAGAGGTCACTATAAAAAAAGAAAACGAGTATGCTGTCATCAAAGTATCCGATAACGGGATAGGGATACCGGAAGATGAGCAGGATCGGATTTTCGAACGTTTTTATAGAGTAGATAAGGCCCGTAGCCGTAATTTTGGTGGGACTGGATTAGGATTGTCCATCGTTAAGTATTTAGTCGAAAATTTGAATGGATTTATAACTGTTGAAAGTAAACTTGGATTAGGAACCACCTTCATTGTAAAGTTGCCGATCCAATCAAAATGA
- a CDS encoding phosphate ABC transporter substrate-binding protein PstS family protein: MKLKNSGLMLIIALGFALTACGPVVEQESITVVGSTALQPLVEAAGEQYGAENAGKFINVQGGGSGTGLSQIAADAVDIGNSDIFAEEKEGIDVSKLVDHRVAVVGITPIVTPGTGVTDISLEELNKIFRGEITNWSELGGKDLTITVLNRASGSGTRATFEQWVLEEGQKSIITQEQESSGTVRQIVASTPGTISYVGFSYVNEDVVAFSIDGVEPTVENVKTGDWVIWSYEHMYTNGEPTGLTKDFLEYILSDEVQSTLIEAVGYIPTSQMEVERDIEGNRIPVE, translated from the coding sequence ATGAAACTAAAAAACAGTGGGCTGATGTTAATCATCGCATTAGGATTTGCTCTGACAGCATGTGGACCTGTAGTAGAACAAGAATCCATTACAGTAGTCGGATCAACAGCTTTGCAACCCCTTGTGGAAGCTGCCGGTGAACAATACGGTGCTGAAAATGCTGGGAAATTTATTAATGTGCAAGGCGGAGGTAGTGGAACTGGATTGAGCCAAATTGCTGCAGATGCAGTGGATATTGGAAATTCAGATATTTTTGCGGAAGAAAAAGAAGGTATAGATGTCTCTAAATTAGTTGATCATCGTGTAGCTGTAGTGGGTATCACGCCTATCGTTACACCAGGTACTGGAGTAACGGATATCAGCTTAGAAGAATTAAACAAAATTTTTAGAGGAGAAATCACTAATTGGTCAGAACTTGGCGGTAAAGATTTGACAATAACAGTCTTAAATCGTGCTTCTGGGAGTGGTACCCGTGCAACATTTGAACAATGGGTACTAGAAGAAGGCCAAAAAAGTATCATTACGCAAGAACAAGAGTCAAGTGGTACAGTACGACAAATTGTTGCCAGTACTCCTGGTACGATAAGTTACGTTGGTTTTTCCTACGTAAATGAAGACGTTGTTGCATTTTCAATAGATGGAGTAGAACCAACAGTTGAAAATGTAAAAACAGGTGATTGGGTCATCTGGTCTTATGAACACATGTATACGAATGGAGAACCTACAGGATTAACAAAAGATTTTCTTGAATACATTTTATCTGACGAGGTCCAATCAACACTGATCGAAGCAGTAGGATACATTCCGACTAGTCAAATGGAAGTGGAACGAGATATTGAGGGGAATAGAATACCTGTAGAGTAG
- the pstC gene encoding phosphate ABC transporter permease subunit PstC encodes MEEIQARLLGNSKKGRLEKLGKMISFICIAIIVLVVVSILYFVTSKGLATFFTDGVSFWAFLTGSVWNPGNVGENGQPLVGALPMITGSFLVTLLSAVLATPFAIGAAIFMTEISPTTGKRILQPVVELLVGIPSVVYGFIGLTVIVPFFRSIFGGTGFGILSATLVLFVMILPTVTSMAVDALNAVPRYYREASLAMGATRWQTIYKVVLRSATPGLLTAVVFGMARAFGEALAVQMVIGNAALMPTDLITPASTLTSILTMGMGNTVMGTLENNVLWSLALILMVMALFFNILTRWIGKKGAIK; translated from the coding sequence TTGGAAGAGATTCAAGCAAGATTACTTGGAAACTCAAAAAAAGGCAGACTGGAAAAATTAGGAAAAATGATTAGTTTTATTTGTATCGCTATCATCGTACTTGTGGTTGTTTCAATTTTATATTTTGTTACCAGCAAAGGACTCGCTACGTTCTTTACAGATGGTGTTTCTTTTTGGGCATTCTTAACCGGTTCAGTATGGAATCCTGGTAATGTTGGTGAAAATGGTCAGCCGCTTGTTGGAGCACTTCCGATGATTACTGGATCATTTTTAGTTACCTTGCTTTCAGCAGTATTAGCTACACCTTTTGCAATCGGTGCAGCAATTTTTATGACAGAAATTTCACCAACAACTGGTAAAAGAATTTTACAGCCGGTAGTTGAATTATTAGTGGGAATCCCATCCGTTGTTTATGGATTTATTGGATTGACTGTAATCGTTCCTTTTTTTCGTTCTATTTTTGGAGGTACTGGATTTGGAATTTTATCCGCTACTTTAGTATTATTCGTTATGATCTTGCCAACAGTAACAAGCATGGCGGTAGATGCACTAAATGCTGTACCAAGATATTACCGCGAGGCTTCTCTTGCTATGGGCGCAACAAGATGGCAAACTATTTATAAAGTTGTATTGAGAAGTGCAACACCGGGCTTGTTGACAGCAGTTGTTTTTGGAATGGCACGTGCTTTTGGAGAAGCCTTAGCTGTACAAATGGTTATCGGGAATGCAGCGTTAATGCCGACCGATTTAATTACACCAGCTTCAACGCTAACCAGTATTTTGACCATGGGTATGGGAAATACAGTTATGGGTACCTTAGAGAATAATGTTCTTTGGTCTTTAGCTTTGATTTTAATGGTCATGGCACTATTCTTTAATATCTTAACGCGTTGGATCGGTAAGAAAGGGGCTATAAAATAA